Proteins encoded within one genomic window of Tamandua tetradactyla isolate mTamTet1 chromosome 11, mTamTet1.pri, whole genome shotgun sequence:
- the LOC143649771 gene encoding uncharacterized protein LOC143649771 — protein sequence MLKFRSDFLRPARPWLPLAIHNANSGDSAGVFFRAADTSFPIGRFSCQSVPKAPPPRHDIGCLGEPDPPPLPPRRGLQPPLPPRSFCARRGWPAGSFSAVWASRLALVGTGN from the coding sequence ATGTTAAAATTTCGAAGTGATTTCCTAAGGCCTGCGAGACCATGGCTGCCCCTCGCCATCCACAACGCAAACAGCGGCGACAGCGCCGGCGTCTTCTTCCGAGCGGCAGATACTTCCTTTCCGATTGGTCGCTTTTCATGCCAGTCAGTACCTAAAGCCCCACCTCCCAGGCACGACATTGGCTGCCTCGGAGAACCGGACCCGCCCCCCCTTCCGCCCAGGCGCGGTCTTCAGCCGCCACTTCCGCCCCGCTCGTTCTGCGCGCGCCGTGGTTGGCCTGCGGGCTCCTTCTCAGCTGTCTGGGCCTCGCGGTTGGCGCTCGTGG